A window of Scomber scombrus chromosome 23, fScoSco1.1, whole genome shotgun sequence contains these coding sequences:
- the LOC134006307 gene encoding low affinity immunoglobulin gamma Fc region receptor III-like has product MASSPPLMEIHHHDDTTMMAEHVGLEEALTARLIPYPADVVALLIVQVHHGYFAQKADAAFPRIVPDRLQFFLYEKVSVHCDENDGFTEWRLKMNLNKIHPANSGCHLSAPSCTMYPILQSHSGEYWCEDEEGGKSHAVNISVTAGSVILESPAHPVLEGEDVTLYCKNKRTQSKHIADFYKDGSSLGTRYTGNLSIQNVSKSDEGLYKCSISGAGESPESWLKISKQTPYEKTTDSPHSVSPHLLTLRWIVVGALLVALLLWVMGLHCRKHRVK; this is encoded by the exons ATGGCTTCATCCCCACCACTGATGG AAATCCACCACCACGATGATACTACCATGATGGCAGAGCATGTAGGGCTGGAAGAGGCCCTCACAGCCCGCCTGATACCTTACCCAGCTG ATGTTGTGGCGCTACTGATTGTACAAGTTCACCACGGTTACTTTGCTCAGAAAGCCG ATGCAGCTTTTCCACGTATTGTTCCAGACAGACTGCAGTTCTTTCTATATGAGAAAGTGTCTGTACATTGTGATGAGAATGATGGCTTCACTGAATGGAGGCTGAAGATGAACCTCAACAAAATCCACCCAGCAAACTCTGGCTGCCACTTATCAGCTCCATCCTGCACCATGTATCCTATCCTTCAGTCACACAGTGGAGAATACTGGTGTGAAGATGAagagggtggaaaaagtcacgCTGTCAATATCTCTGTCACTG CTGGTTCTGTGATCCTGGAGAGTCCTGCCCATCCTGTGTTGGAGGGAGAAGATGTGACTCTTTATTGTAAAAACAAGAGAACTCAGTCAAAACACATAGCGGATTTCTACAAAGATGGATCCAGTCTCGGCACCCGGTATACGGGCAACCTGAGCATCCAAAATGTTTCCAAGTCTGATGAAGGACTCTACAAATGCAGCATCTCTGGAGCTGGAGAATCACCAGAGAGTTGGCTGAAAATTTCAAAACAAA CACCTTATGAAAAGACCACCGACAGTCCCCACAGTgtctctcctcacctcctcaccCTGCGGTGGATAGTTGTCGGTGCTTTATTGGTGGCTCTGCTGCTGTGGGTGATGGGACTACACTGTAGGAAACACAGAg tcaaatga